A window of the Cicer arietinum cultivar CDC Frontier isolate Library 1 chromosome 6, Cicar.CDCFrontier_v2.0, whole genome shotgun sequence genome harbors these coding sequences:
- the LOC101504145 gene encoding autophagy-related protein 8C-like produces MAKSSFKTEHPLERRQAEAARIREKYPDRIPVIVERAEKSDVPEIDKKKYLVPADLTVGQFVYVVRKRIKLSPEKAIFIFVKNILPPTAAMMSAIYEENKDEDGFLYMTYSGENTFGMMI; encoded by the exons ATGGCTAAAAGCTCATTCAAGACCGAACACCCCCTTG AAAGGAGGCAGGCTGAAGCAGCTCGCATAAGAGAGAAGTATCCTGATAGAATTCCA GTAATTGTTGAGAGGGCGGAGAAGAGTGATGTTCCTGAAATTGATAAGAAAAA GTATCTTGTTCC TGCTGATTTGACTGTTGGCCAGTTTGTATATGTGGTGAGGAAGAGAATCAAGCTGAGTCCTGAAAAGGccatcttcatttttgtcaagaACATTTTACCACCAACTG CGGCTATGATGTCTGCAATTTACGAAGAAAACAAGGATGAAGATGGATTTCTATATATGACCTACAGTGGGGAGAACACATTTGGGATGATGATCTAA